One genomic segment of Pseudomonadota bacterium includes these proteins:
- a CDS encoding DUF3501 family protein, with protein sequence MKKLAPADLWSLERYSRDRADFRVRVMAHKKHRQVSVGPNTMWLFEDRLTVQYQVQEMLRTERIFEVEGIADELAAYNPLIPDGSNWKATFLIEYTDPEIRRVQLEKLKGVEDRCWVQVAGCEKLFAIADEDLERENEVKTSAVHFLRFELTATMVAGLKGGAALSIGIDHPNYQHRLDPASDHVRSALLADLD encoded by the coding sequence ATGAAGAAACTCGCTCCCGCCGATTTGTGGTCGCTCGAACGGTACTCGCGCGATCGTGCCGACTTCCGCGTGCGCGTGATGGCGCACAAGAAGCACCGGCAGGTGAGCGTCGGCCCGAACACCATGTGGCTGTTCGAGGACCGCCTCACGGTGCAATACCAGGTGCAGGAGATGTTGCGCACCGAACGCATCTTCGAGGTGGAAGGAATCGCCGATGAACTGGCCGCCTACAACCCGCTGATTCCCGACGGCAGCAACTGGAAAGCCACGTTCCTCATCGAATACACCGATCCGGAAATCCGTCGCGTTCAGCTCGAGAAGTTGAAGGGAGTCGAGGATCGCTGCTGGGTGCAGGTCGCGGGCTGCGAGAAGCTGTTCGCGATCGCCGACGAGGACCTCGAACGCGAGAACGAGGTGAAGACCTCGGCGGTGCACTTCCTGCGCTTCGAGCTCACCGCGACGATGGTCGCCGGACTCAAGGGCGGCGCCGCATTGTCCATCGGCATCGACCACCCTAACTATCAGCACCGCCTCGATCCGGCCAGCGACCACGTGCGTTCCGCACTGCTCGCCGACCTCGATTAG
- a CDS encoding RNA polymerase sigma factor, producing MAALQPAIRLRSIKQVQAAINMKPGGATPQPPPPTAAMERDADLLAALRRGDKRAVLEGLMDRYRQKIMYLAVSIVRDPALAEDLAQTTFVKVWQALPKFDGRAALSTWLYTIARNTCLTAVGRERRMVPLEDFTEFSDDDSDPTVFGRGAGSVESSGQAAAEYDVAKLLEQLPEPYRRVVVLFYLEDRSCEEVGELLSIPTGTVKALLHRGRKKLAALAGEVELDS from the coding sequence ATGGCGGCACTGCAACCCGCTATACGCCTGCGCAGTATCAAGCAGGTGCAGGCAGCCATAAACATGAAGCCGGGTGGGGCCACGCCGCAACCGCCGCCCCCGACGGCGGCGATGGAGCGCGACGCGGATCTGCTCGCGGCTTTGCGCCGTGGCGACAAACGCGCCGTGCTGGAAGGGCTCATGGACCGCTACCGGCAGAAGATCATGTATCTGGCGGTGTCGATCGTGCGCGATCCGGCCCTGGCCGAAGATCTCGCGCAGACCACCTTCGTCAAGGTGTGGCAGGCGCTTCCCAAATTCGACGGCCGCGCCGCCCTGTCCACCTGGCTGTACACGATTGCACGCAACACCTGCCTGACCGCGGTCGGGCGCGAGCGTCGCATGGTCCCGCTGGAGGATTTCACGGAATTCTCCGATGACGACAGCGATCCAACGGTGTTCGGACGCGGCGCCGGGAGCGTGGAGTCCTCCGGACAGGCGGCAGCCGAATACGACGTCGCCAAGCTTCTCGAACAGCTGCCGGAACCGTATCGCCGGGTCGTGGTCCTCTTCTACCTGGAAGATCGAAGTTGTGAGGAAGTCGGCGAGCTTCTGTCGATACCCACGGGTACAGTCAAAGCATTGCTTCATCGCGGTCGCAAGAAACTCGCGGCACTGGCCGGCGAGGTGGAGTTGGACTCATGA
- the parE gene encoding DNA topoisomerase IV subunit B, translating to MSYTASDIEVLSGLEPVRRRPGMYTDTSRPNHLAHEVVDNSVDEALGGHAKEINVILHKDNSLSVADDGRGMPVDIHPKEKVSGVELILTRLHAGGKFNDKSYEVSGGLHGVGVSVVNALSKQLECWIKRNGKEYNIGFKDGKISSKLEVVGSVGQRNTGTTVRFWPDPKFFDSDKFSVPQLRHVLKAKAVLCPGLKITFENEATKEKDEWYFTGDLAAYLKEEIGKEDALPAEPIFAKNDQPKINVVEYAIVWTPNAERAMGESYVNLIPTAEGGTHVNGLRAGIAGAVREFCEFRNLVPRGIKLTPEDIFDKCCFVLSIKIQEPQFAGQMKERLATRDAASLVESFVHDSLSLWLNQHPDAGERIAQFAIENAQERTKAAQQVKRKRVTAGPALPGKLADCTNQDPKHSELFLVEGDSAGGSAKQARDRETQAIMPLRGKILNTWEVSVGEINGSQEVHDISVAMGIDPGVSDLANLRYHKICILADADSDGLHIATLLCALFLRHFRPLVANGHVFVAMPPLYRIDAGKNIYYALDDAERDSLLKKIESDSKIKSKPHVQRFKGLGEMNPSQLRETTMDPRTRRLVQLTIEAKDDSDQLMDMLLAKKRASDRRDWLEQKGNLAEVIP from the coding sequence ATGTCCTACACCGCATCCGACATCGAAGTCTTATCCGGTCTCGAACCCGTGCGCCGCCGCCCGGGCATGTACACCGACACCTCGCGTCCCAACCACCTCGCGCACGAGGTCGTCGACAACTCGGTCGACGAAGCGCTGGGCGGCCATGCCAAAGAGATCAACGTCATCCTGCACAAGGACAATTCCTTGTCGGTGGCGGACGATGGCCGCGGCATGCCGGTGGACATCCACCCCAAGGAGAAGGTGAGCGGCGTCGAGCTGATCCTCACGCGCCTGCACGCCGGCGGCAAATTCAACGACAAGAGCTACGAAGTGTCCGGTGGACTCCACGGAGTCGGCGTCTCCGTCGTCAATGCGTTGTCCAAGCAGCTCGAGTGCTGGATCAAGCGCAATGGCAAGGAATACAACATCGGCTTCAAGGACGGGAAGATCTCCTCGAAGCTCGAGGTGGTCGGTTCCGTCGGGCAGCGTAATACCGGCACCACCGTACGTTTCTGGCCCGATCCCAAATTTTTCGATTCCGACAAGTTCTCCGTGCCGCAGCTGCGGCACGTGCTCAAGGCCAAAGCGGTCCTGTGCCCCGGGCTCAAGATCACGTTCGAGAACGAGGCCACCAAAGAGAAAGACGAGTGGTACTTCACCGGCGATCTCGCCGCCTATCTAAAGGAAGAGATCGGCAAGGAAGATGCGCTGCCGGCCGAGCCGATCTTCGCCAAGAACGATCAGCCCAAGATCAACGTCGTCGAATACGCCATCGTCTGGACGCCGAATGCCGAACGCGCGATGGGCGAGAGCTACGTCAACCTGATCCCCACCGCCGAAGGCGGCACACACGTGAACGGACTGCGTGCCGGTATCGCCGGCGCGGTGCGCGAGTTCTGCGAATTCCGCAATCTCGTGCCGCGTGGCATCAAGCTCACGCCCGAAGACATCTTCGACAAGTGCTGCTTCGTGTTGTCGATCAAGATCCAGGAGCCGCAGTTCGCCGGCCAGATGAAGGAGCGCCTCGCGACGCGCGATGCGGCATCACTGGTCGAAAGCTTCGTGCACGATTCGCTGTCGCTGTGGCTCAACCAGCATCCGGATGCCGGCGAGCGCATCGCGCAGTTCGCCATCGAGAACGCGCAGGAGCGCACCAAGGCCGCGCAGCAGGTCAAGCGTAAACGCGTCACGGCCGGTCCCGCGTTGCCCGGCAAGCTGGCCGATTGCACCAACCAGGATCCGAAACATTCGGAGCTGTTCCTGGTGGAAGGCGACTCCGCCGGCGGCTCCGCCAAGCAGGCGCGTGACCGCGAGACGCAGGCCATCATGCCGTTGCGCGGCAAGATCCTGAATACCTGGGAAGTGTCGGTCGGCGAGATCAACGGCTCTCAGGAAGTACACGACATCTCGGTGGCGATGGGCATCGATCCGGGCGTGAGCGATCTGGCCAATCTGCGCTATCACAAGATCTGCATCCTCGCCGACGCGGACTCCGACGGTCTGCACATCGCGACGCTGCTCTGCGCGCTGTTCCTGCGGCATTTCCGTCCGCTCGTGGCCAACGGCCACGTGTTCGTCGCGATGCCGCCGCTGTACCGCATCGACGCGGGCAAGAACATCTACTACGCGCTCGACGACGCCGAACGCGACTCGCTGCTCAAGAAGATCGAGAGCGACAGCAAGATCAAGTCGAAGCCGCACGTGCAACGCTTCAAGGGTCTCGGCGAGATGAATCCCTCGCAGCTGCGCGAGACCACCATGGATCCGCGCACGCGCCGTCTCGTGCAGCTCACCATCGAAGCCAAGGACGACAGCGACCAGCTCATGGACATGCTGCTCGCAAAGAAACGCGCCTCCGACCGCCGCGACTGGCTGGAACAGAAGGGCAACCTGGCCGAAGTCATTCCTTGA
- the parC gene encoding DNA topoisomerase IV subunit A: MQDELNFEGVEKQPLRVFTEKAYLDYSMYVILDRALPSLSDGLKPVQRRIIYAMSELGLSAGQKHKKSARTVGDVIGKFHPHGDSACYEAMVLMAQDFSYRYPIVDGQGNWGSPDDPKSFAAMRYTESKLTRYAEVLLAELSDGTVDWQPNFDGTLEEPAFLPARLPNVLLNGTQGIAVGMSTDIPPHNLREIAQACIHLLDEPEAQTRSLMKYVRGPDLPTGGEIVSPKADLLEIYNTGNGSYKARAVYSEQDDTIVISQLPYQVSGNKIIEQIAAQMREKKLPMVEDIRDESDHEERIRIVIEPKKRTDVAQLMAHLFATTDLERNYRVNINVITLEGKPKVMGLRDLLNEWLVFRTTTVTRRLQYRLDKVAARLHILDGLLAAYLNLDEVIRIIRREDEPKPVLMKRFKLTEIQAEAILETKLRHLAKLEEMKIRDEQKKLAEEREELEGILKSKAKLKKLISSEIEADAEKYGDDRRTKIVEREAAQAIDESELIANEPATIVLSKGGFVRSAKGHEIDARSLTYKAGDEYQHAAKGRSVQQAVFLDSTGRAYSLVAHSLPSARGLGEPLSSRVDPPDGAKWRGVMIGEPEDLWLVASDAGYGFTVRLKEAYASKKAGKTLLNISDGALVLPPSPVPGDDALVAVTSEGGKLLVFPVKDVPELARGKGNKLFDIPAKKFATREDFITGIAVVPKDKSLVVRSGERKMTIEWKDLKDYRGQRAQRGSVLPRGWRSVDTLETE; encoded by the coding sequence ATGCAAGACGAACTGAATTTCGAAGGCGTGGAAAAGCAGCCGCTGCGCGTCTTCACGGAGAAGGCGTACCTCGATTATTCGATGTACGTGATCCTCGATCGCGCGCTGCCGTCGTTGTCGGATGGGCTCAAGCCCGTGCAGCGCCGCATCATCTACGCGATGAGCGAGCTCGGGCTCTCGGCCGGGCAGAAACACAAGAAATCCGCGCGCACCGTCGGCGACGTGATCGGCAAATTCCATCCGCACGGCGATTCGGCCTGTTACGAGGCCATGGTGCTCATGGCGCAGGATTTCTCGTACCGCTATCCCATCGTCGACGGGCAGGGAAATTGGGGTTCGCCCGACGACCCGAAGTCCTTCGCGGCCATGCGTTACACGGAGTCGAAGCTCACGCGGTACGCCGAAGTGCTGCTGGCCGAGCTGTCGGACGGCACGGTCGACTGGCAGCCGAACTTCGACGGCACGCTCGAAGAACCCGCGTTCCTGCCGGCGCGCCTGCCGAACGTGCTGCTGAATGGCACGCAGGGCATTGCGGTGGGCATGTCCACCGACATCCCGCCGCACAACCTGCGCGAGATCGCCCAGGCGTGCATTCACCTGCTCGACGAGCCGGAAGCGCAGACGCGTTCGCTCATGAAGTACGTGCGCGGCCCGGATCTGCCGACCGGCGGCGAAATCGTCTCACCCAAGGCGGACCTGCTCGAGATCTACAACACCGGCAACGGCAGCTACAAGGCGCGCGCGGTGTATTCGGAGCAGGACGACACCATCGTCATCAGCCAGCTGCCGTACCAGGTGTCGGGCAACAAGATCATCGAGCAGATCGCCGCGCAGATGCGCGAGAAAAAGCTGCCGATGGTCGAGGATATCCGCGACGAATCGGATCACGAAGAACGTATCCGTATCGTGATCGAGCCGAAGAAGCGCACGGATGTCGCGCAGTTGATGGCGCACCTGTTCGCGACCACCGATCTCGAGCGCAACTATCGCGTGAACATCAACGTGATCACGCTCGAGGGCAAGCCGAAAGTCATGGGCTTGCGCGATCTGCTCAACGAGTGGCTGGTTTTCCGGACCACCACCGTCACGCGCAGATTGCAGTACCGGCTCGACAAGGTCGCCGCGCGGCTGCACATCCTCGACGGCTTGCTCGCCGCGTACCTGAATCTCGACGAAGTGATCCGCATCATCCGCCGCGAGGACGAGCCCAAGCCCGTGCTCATGAAGCGGTTCAAGCTCACGGAAATCCAGGCCGAAGCGATCCTCGAAACCAAGCTGCGCCACCTCGCGAAGCTCGAAGAGATGAAGATCCGCGACGAGCAGAAAAAGCTCGCCGAGGAGCGCGAGGAGCTCGAAGGCATCTTGAAGTCGAAGGCCAAGCTCAAGAAGCTCATCTCCTCCGAGATCGAAGCCGATGCCGAGAAGTACGGCGACGACCGGCGCACCAAGATCGTCGAGCGCGAAGCCGCGCAGGCCATCGACGAATCGGAGCTCATCGCGAACGAGCCCGCGACCATTGTCCTGTCGAAGGGCGGCTTCGTGCGTTCGGCCAAGGGCCACGAGATCGATGCGCGCTCGCTCACCTACAAGGCCGGCGACGAATACCAGCATGCGGCGAAGGGTCGCAGCGTGCAGCAGGCGGTGTTCCTCGATTCGACCGGCCGCGCGTACAGCCTCGTCGCGCACTCGCTGCCGTCGGCGCGCGGACTGGGCGAACCGCTGTCATCGAGAGTGGACCCGCCGGACGGCGCGAAGTGGCGCGGCGTCATGATCGGCGAGCCGGAAGATCTGTGGCTGGTCGCGAGCGATGCAGGTTACGGGTTCACCGTGCGGCTCAAGGAAGCGTATGCCAGCAAGAAAGCCGGCAAGACGCTGCTGAACATTTCCGATGGCGCGCTCGTGCTGCCGCCGTCACCCGTGCCGGGCGATGACGCTCTGGTCGCGGTGACTTCGGAAGGCGGCAAACTGCTCGTCTTCCCGGTCAAGGACGTGCCCGAGCTGGCGCGCGGCAAGGGCAACAAGCTGTTCGACATCCCCGCCAAGAAATTCGCGACGCGCGAGGACTTCATCACCGGCATTGCGGTGGTGCCCAAGGACAAGTCACTCGTGGTCAGATCCGGCGAACGCAAGATGACGATCGAGTGGAAGGACCTCAAGGACTATCGCGGGCAACGCGCGCAGCGCGGCTCGGTGTTGCCGCGCGGCTGGCGCAGCGTCGACACGCTCGAAACCGAATGA